cacagtaacttcattgcagtgtcaatagcCCCTTTGACGCAGTCCGGGGCTTGCGTCTGTGACCGACCGCGAGCGGCTCCGTGCCGGTTCTCACCTCCCGGATTTCCTTGATCTTGCATCCTCCTTTCCCGATCAGAGAGCCGCACTGACTGGCGGGAATGACGATCCGCAGGGTGACGGGGGGCTGGCTGGAGGCGGTGCTGTTGGCCATGGCACTGTTTatatcctgagagagagagagagaaaacacaatCCATTACCCGGATACCCAGAGACCCCTCGTGTGGTCCCAGTCCCGTCAAAGAGATTCGCACCCAGGGGAAAAagcagtgaaccccccccccacagcgtCCCACCCTGGAGGGAAAGGACAGTAAACTCCCCAGTGCCccaccccggggggggggggggtaaaggacAGTGACCTCCGCCAGTGTCCCAGCCCGGTTGGAAAGGACAGTGAGCCCTGCCCAGTGTCCCACCCCGGGGGGGGTAAAGGACAGTGAACCCCCAGTGTCCTATCCCAGGGGGGTAAAGGACAGTGAACCCCCAGTGTCCTACCCCGGGGGAAAGAGGACATAAAAACATAGAGGCtggaagcaggaagaggccattcggcccttcgagcctgctctgccattcattatgaattcatggctgagtaTCAAATTCCATTTCCCGATCCCCCccttatatcccttgatccctttaccctaagagcgatatctaatttcttctgggaaatcacacaacgttttggcctcaactactttctgtgggggtgaattccacacattcaccaccctctgggtgaagaaatttctcctcagctcagtcctaaaaggtttacccccttatcctcaaactctgaccccctagttctggactccccccaccattgggaacattctttctgaatctaaccctgtcagaattgtataaatttctatgagatccccctctcactctcctaaactccagtgaatataatcctcaccgacttagtctctcctcatgtgacagacctgccatcccaggaatcagcctggtaaaccttcgctgcgctccctctatagcaaggacatccttcctcagataaggagaccaaaactgcccacaatactccaggtgtggcctcaccaacgccctgtacaattgcagtattgACCCCAATGTCCCAGAGACCCACtcagcagggatggacttctgaaggtgtataaggctctggtcagaccccatttggagtattgtgagcagttttgggtcccccgtatctaaggaaggatgtgctggcccttggaaagggtccagaggaggttcacaagagtgatccctggaatgaagagcttgtcgtgtgaggaatgggttgaggactctgggtctgtactcgttgggagtttagaaggatgaggtggtgatcttattgaaacttacaggataccgtgaggcctggatagagtggacgtggagaggtagTCAGAGAGACGAGAatccaagggcacaacctcaggctaaagggacgatcttttaaaacagaggtggaggaggaaattcttcaaccagagagtggtgaatgtgtggaactctttgccacagaggaggccaggtcattaagtgtctttaagacagagatgaataggttcttgattggtaagggaatagagtcagaggtttacagcatggaaacaggcccttcggcccaacttgtccatgctgccctttttttaataaaaaacccccaagctagtcccaattgcccacatttggcccatatcgctctatacccttcttacccatggaactgtcgaaacgctttttaaaagacaaaattgtccccgcctctactactacctctggcagctcgttccagacactcacccaccctctgtgtgaaaacaattgccccctctggacccttttgtatctctcccctctcaccttaaacctgtgccctgtagttttagactcccctacctttggggaaaagatgttgactatctagctgatcgaatggagtagattcgatgggccgaatggcctagttatGCTCCTATACCGTGGGGTCTGATAAAAGGACAGTGACGCCAGTGTCCCAGAGATCCAACCAAACCCAGTCCCGATATCACCCCCAATTCTCAGCGCAAAGTCTCGGTTCCCGTCGCGCTGAGGACAGAGACTCTCACCTCTTCCAACTTGTGTGTGATCATGGTGAAGGCCTTGAAGATGGCACTGGTTGGCCCAGACAGCGTGACGATCCTCTCGGGGCAGTTTCCTTCAGATATATTGATCCTAGCCCCGCTctgaggggagaaagagagaaaacatggcagctggagtttaatccgggaagTGTGAGCGGCTgcactttgggggggggggggggggggaatctgggtgtacagggacacaggtcactgaaagcggcaacacaggtggagaaggtagtcaagaaggcatacggcatgcttgccttcatcggccggggcactgagtttaaaaattgggccagtcatgttgcagctttatagaaccttagttaggccgcacttggaatatcgtgttcaattctggtcgccacactaccagaaggatgtggaggctttggagagggtacagaaaagatttaccaggatgttgccctggtctggagggcattagctatgaggagaggttggagaaacttggtttgttctcactggaacgacggaggttgaggggagacctgatagaagtctacaagattatgaggggcatggacagagtggattgtcagaagctttttccccccagggtggaagagtcaattactcgggggaggcacaggtttaaggtgcgagggggcaaggtttaaaggagatgtacgggtaagttttttacacagagggtggtgggtgcctggaactcgctgccgggggagggagtggaagcggatacgatagtgagttttaaggggcgtctggacaaatccatgaataggatgggaatagagggatacggtccccggaagggtagggggctttagttgagacgggggcagcatggtcggtgcaggagggccgaagggcctgttcctgtgctggaattttctttgttctcccttgtcctgctttgcctgtacagcgggcaatgaaacaatacttttcactgtatcccaatacacgtgacaataataaatcaaatcaaagtggacttagagtcatcaaggtttacagcacggaaacaggcccttcggcccaacttgtccatgccgccctttttttgttaaaaccccccccaagatattcccaattacccgcatttggcccatatccatctatacccatcgtacccatgtaactgtctgaacgctttttaaaagacaaacttgtcCCCGCCTCGACTGACTGCCAGGCTGATCGGTCTAACTTGCGTTGGTGTCAAACTCACCTCTTCACGCATCCTCTTCACCGTCTCACCTTTCTGGggggaggggaaaagagagagagaatcgggTTATCCACTGACAGCAACAACATCTAAACACTCAGCTGGCGCGGTCGAGCAAGAGGGAGTGAAGTCACTGACCTTTCCGATGATGCTTCCCACCTCCTGCAAGAGAGAGCAGAGAAAACACAGCGTTACCCTCATCCGTCCATCCAAAAAGGATCCCGTTAGCGAAACGGGGAGTGGCAGTGACCACACACTtccatatattattaaactagaaagagtgcagaaaagatttactaggatgctcccgggacttgatggtttgggttacaaggaaaggctggatagactgggacttttttctctggagcgtaggaggctgaggggtgatcttatagaggtctataacataatgaggggcacagatcagctagatagtcaacatcttttccccaaaggtaggggagtctaagactagttacagaacaaagagatctaggggtacaggttcatagctccttgaaagtggagtcacaggtggacagagtggtgaagaaggcattcggcacgcttggtttcattggtcagaacattgaatacaggagttgggccgtcttgttgaagttgtacaagacattggtaaggccacacttggaatactgtgtacagttctggtcaccctattatagaaaggatactattaaactagaaagagtgcagaaaagatttactaggatgctcccgggacttgatggtttgagttataaggagaggctggatagactgggacttttttctctggagcgtaggaggctgaggggtgatcttatagaggtctataaaataatgaggggcacagatcagctagatagtcaatatcttttcccaaaggtagaggagtctaaaactagagggcataggtttaaggtgagaggggagaatacaaaagtgtccagaggggcaattttttcacacagagggtggtgagtgtctggaacgagctgccagaggcagtagtagaggcgggtacaattttgtcttttaaaaagcgtttagacagttagaaacatagaaaaactgcagcacaaaacaggcccttcggccccacaagttgtgccgaacatctccctaccttctagacctacctaaaaccctccagcctattaagtcccatgtactcatccaggagtctcttaaaagacccgattgagtttgcctccaccaccactgacggcagccgatttcactcgcccaccaccctctgtgtgaaaaacttccccctaacatttcccctgtacctaccccccagcaccttaaacctgtgtcctctcgtagcagacatttccaccctgggaaaaagcctcagagtccacccgatctatgcctctcaacatcttatatacctctattaggtctcctctcatcctacgtctctccaaggagaaaagaccgagctccctcagcctatcctcataaggcatgccactcaatccaggcaacatccttgtaaatcacctctgcaccctttcaatcttttctacatccttcctgtaatgaggcgaccagaactgagcatagtaaATGTAGCCCAGTAAATgtgtgtgaacgtagcccagtcccatcacgcaaaccagcctcccatccattgactccgtctacactttccgctgcctcggggggaaaagcagccggcataatcaaggacacccccctccccacgcaccccggacattctctcttccaccttcttccgttggggaaagaggtacaaaagtctggggtcacgtaccgaccgactcaagaacagcttcttccctgctgccgtcaagacttttgaatggacctaccttgcattaagttgatctttctctacacccctagctgtgactgtaaacactacagcagctcagaggctgggaataccaTTCaattaactcacctcttgactccccaaagccacaagtcaggagtgtgctggaatactccccactcgcctggatgggggcagctccaacaacactcgagaagctcaacaccatccaggataaagcagccccgctGGATtgccaccacatccacaaacatccactcactccaccacccacgctcagtagcagcggtgtggaccatctacaagatacactgcagcaactcaccaaagatccttagacaccgccttccaaacccaccaccacttccatctagaaggacaaggaacaGCAGATAcagggggaacaccaccacctgcaagcccccctccaagacactcaccgtcccgacttggaaatacatcggccgtcccttcacagtcgctgggtcaaaatcctggaattccctccctcacggcattgtgggtcaacccacagcaggtggactgcagcgattcaagatggcagcagctcaccaccaccttctcaaggggcaactagggatggacaataaatgctgggcccagccagcgccgccccatgtcccacggatgaataaaatcatgcaccctctcctttccttctcccctctgcagaacatagaacattacagcgcagtacaggcccttcggccctcgatgttgcaccgaccagtggaaccaatctaaagcccctctaatctacactattccaatatcatccatatgtttatccaataaccacttg
This window of the Mustelus asterias unplaced genomic scaffold, sMusAst1.hap1.1 HAP1_SCAFFOLD_2144, whole genome shotgun sequence genome carries:
- the LOC144489326 gene encoding poly(rC)-binding protein 2-like — its product is MDTAVEGGLNVTLSLRLLMHGKEVGSIIGKKGETVKRMREESGARINISEGNCPERIVTLSGPTSAIFKAFTMITHKLEEDINSAMANSTASSQPPVTLRIVIPASQCGSLIGKGGCKIKEIRE